Proteins from a genomic interval of Rattus norvegicus strain BN/NHsdMcwi chromosome 2, GRCr8, whole genome shotgun sequence:
- the Anp32e gene encoding acidic leucine-rich nuclear phosphoprotein 32 family member E isoform X1, with the protein MEMKKKINMELKNRAPEEVTELVLDNCLCVNGEIEGLNDTFKELEFLSMANVELSSLARLPSLNKLRKLELSDNIISGGLEVLAEKCPNLTYLNLSGNKIKDLSTVEALQNLKNLKSLDLFNCEITNLEDYRESIFELLQQITYLDGFDQEDNEAPDSEEEEEDEDGDEDEEDEEEDEAGPPEGYEDEDEDEDEAGSEVGEGEEEDEEDDDDYVDEGEEEEEEEEEGPRGEKRKRDAEDDGEEDDD; encoded by the exons atggagatgaagaagaagatTAACATGGAGTTGAAGAACAGAGCCCCGGAGGAG GTGACAGAGTTAGTCCTTGATAATTGCTTGTGTGTCAATGGGGAGATCGAAGGCCTGAATGACACCTTTAAAGAACTGGAGTTTCTCAGTATGGCCAACGTGGAGTTAAGTTCTTTGGCCCGGCTTCCCAGCTTAAACAAACTTCGGAAG TTGGAACTTAGTGACAATATAATTTCTGGAGGCTTGGAAGTCCTGGCAGAGAAATGTCCAAATCTTACCTACCTCAATCTGAgtggaaacaaaattaaagaccTCAGTACAGTAGAAGCTCTG CAAAATCTTAAAAATTTGAAAAGTCTTGACTTGTTTAACTGTGAGATCACAAACCTGGAAGATTACAGAGAAAGTATTTTCGAACTGCTGCAACAAATCACATACTTGGACGGATTTGATCAGGAGGACAATGAAGCGCccgactcagaggaggaggaggaggacgagg ATGGagatgaggatgaggaagatgaggaagaagatgaagctGGTCCACCTGAAGGATACgaagatgaggatgaggatgaggatgaagcTGGCTCAGAagtaggagagggagaagaggag GATGAAGAAGACGATGATGATTACGTTgatgaaggggaggaagaggaagaagagg aAGAAGAGGGTCCtcggggagagaaaagaaagcgaGATGCTGAAGATGACGGGGAGGAAGATGATGATTAG
- the Anp32e gene encoding acidic leucine-rich nuclear phosphoprotein 32 family member E, translating to MEMKKKINMELKNRAPEEVTELVLDNCLCVNGEIEGLNDTFKELEFLSMANVELSSLARLPSLNKLRKLELSDNIISGGLEVLAEKCPNLTYLNLSGNKIKDLSTVEALQNLKNLKSLDLFNCEITNLEDYRESIFELLQQITYLDGFDQEDNEAPDSEEEEEDEDGDEDEEDEEEDEAGPPEGYEDEDEDEDEAGSEVGEGEEEVGLSYLMKEEIQDEEDDDDYVDEGEEEEEEEEEGPRGEKRKRDAEDDGEEDDD from the exons atggagatgaagaagaagatTAACATGGAGTTGAAGAACAGAGCCCCGGAGGAG GTGACAGAGTTAGTCCTTGATAATTGCTTGTGTGTCAATGGGGAGATCGAAGGCCTGAATGACACCTTTAAAGAACTGGAGTTTCTCAGTATGGCCAACGTGGAGTTAAGTTCTTTGGCCCGGCTTCCCAGCTTAAACAAACTTCGGAAG TTGGAACTTAGTGACAATATAATTTCTGGAGGCTTGGAAGTCCTGGCAGAGAAATGTCCAAATCTTACCTACCTCAATCTGAgtggaaacaaaattaaagaccTCAGTACAGTAGAAGCTCTG CAAAATCTTAAAAATTTGAAAAGTCTTGACTTGTTTAACTGTGAGATCACAAACCTGGAAGATTACAGAGAAAGTATTTTCGAACTGCTGCAACAAATCACATACTTGGACGGATTTGATCAGGAGGACAATGAAGCGCccgactcagaggaggaggaggaggacgagg ATGGagatgaggatgaggaagatgaggaagaagatgaagctGGTCCACCTGAAGGATACgaagatgaggatgaggatgaggatgaagcTGGCTCAGAagtaggagagggagaagaggaggtgggCCTCTCATACttaatgaaagaagaaattcaG GATGAAGAAGACGATGATGATTACGTTgatgaaggggaggaagaggaagaagagg aAGAAGAGGGTCCtcggggagagaaaagaaagcgaGATGCTGAAGATGACGGGGAGGAAGATGATGATTAG
- the Anp32e gene encoding acidic leucine-rich nuclear phosphoprotein 32 family member E isoform X2 encodes MANVELSSLARLPSLNKLRKLELSDNIISGGLEVLAEKCPNLTYLNLSGNKIKDLSTVEALQNLKNLKSLDLFNCEITNLEDYRESIFELLQQITYLDGFDQEDNEAPDSEEEEEDEDGDEDEEDEEEDEAGPPEGYEDEDEDEDEAGSEVGEGEEEVGLSYLMKEEIQDEEDDDDYVDEGEEEEEEEEEGPRGEKRKRDAEDDGEEDDD; translated from the exons ATGGCCAACGTGGAGTTAAGTTCTTTGGCCCGGCTTCCCAGCTTAAACAAACTTCGGAAG TTGGAACTTAGTGACAATATAATTTCTGGAGGCTTGGAAGTCCTGGCAGAGAAATGTCCAAATCTTACCTACCTCAATCTGAgtggaaacaaaattaaagaccTCAGTACAGTAGAAGCTCTG CAAAATCTTAAAAATTTGAAAAGTCTTGACTTGTTTAACTGTGAGATCACAAACCTGGAAGATTACAGAGAAAGTATTTTCGAACTGCTGCAACAAATCACATACTTGGACGGATTTGATCAGGAGGACAATGAAGCGCccgactcagaggaggaggaggaggacgagg ATGGagatgaggatgaggaagatgaggaagaagatgaagctGGTCCACCTGAAGGATACgaagatgaggatgaggatgaggatgaagcTGGCTCAGAagtaggagagggagaagaggaggtgggCCTCTCATACttaatgaaagaagaaattcaG GATGAAGAAGACGATGATGATTACGTTgatgaaggggaggaagaggaagaagagg aAGAAGAGGGTCCtcggggagagaaaagaaagcgaGATGCTGAAGATGACGGGGAGGAAGATGATGATTAG